The following proteins are co-located in the Apium graveolens cultivar Ventura chromosome 5, ASM990537v1, whole genome shotgun sequence genome:
- the LOC141660594 gene encoding uncharacterized protein LOC141660594, with amino-acid sequence MTTQSTNTDNILTQNSNDTSSIYYIHPSDASSNQLVSVKFNGTGYHNWKRSMTLTLSAKNKLGFVNGDIVEPEKNAVEYKLWERCNDSVISWILFNLDESIAKSVLFMRTAKEIWDDIEERFGYASMTQIYSLEQQMLEISQGQDSISEFFTKMKTIWDGINDDNPLSDCTKTTGAENVTVYDEAE; translated from the exons ATGACTACACAAAGCACAAACACAGACAATATACTAACTCAAAACAGTAATGATACCTCAAGTATCTATTACATTCATCCTTCTGATGCATCATCAAATCAGTTAGTTTCTGTGAAGTTTAATGGTACTGGTTATCATAACTGGAAGAGATCTATGACGTTAACTCTATCTGCCAAGAATAAATTGGGATTTGtcaatggtgatattgttgagcCTGAAAAGAATGCTGTTGAATATAAACTTTGGGAGAGATGCAATGATTCGGTTATCTCATGGATTTTATTCAATCTTGATGAATCCATTGCTAAAAGCGTACTGTTTATGAGAACTGCCAAGGAAATATGGGATGATATTGAAGAAAGGTTTGGATATGCTTCAATGACACAGATATACTCACTTGAACAGCAGATGCTTGAGATAAGTCAGGGACAGGATTCAATTTCAGAGTTTTTTACAAAGATGAAAACTATCTGGGATGGCATAAATGATGATAATCCATTGTCA GATTGTACAAAAACAACAGGAGCAGAGAATGTTACAGTTTATGATGAAGCTGAATGA